From a single Myotis daubentonii chromosome 5, mMyoDau2.1, whole genome shotgun sequence genomic region:
- the PTTG1 gene encoding securin isoform X2, which yields MATVIFVDKENGELGTRATPQDRPKLGSRPFKALDGRSQVSAPHVGKMFDAPPALRKAPRKALGTVNRATEKSVKTNAPVKEKQTTFPAKTVTEKTVKAKGSAPASDDTYPEIEKFFPFNPLDFESFDLPEEHQIAQLPLSGVPLMILDEERKLEKLLHLGPPSPLKAPSLPWESDPFQSPSSLLSTLDVELPPVCYDLEV from the exons ATGGCTACTGTGATCTTTGTGGATAAGGAAAATGGAGAACTGGGCACTCGTGCGACTCCCCAGGACCGGCCGAAGCTGGGCTCCCGGCCCT TCAAAGCGTTAGATGGGAGATCTCAGGTTTCAGCACCACATGTTGGCAAAATGTTTGATGCTCCTCCAGCCTTGCGTAAGGCTCCCAGAAAGGCTTTGGGAACTGTCAACAGAGCTACAGAAAAGTCAGTAAAGACTAATGCGCCTGTCAAAGAGAAACAGACCACCTTCCCTGCTAAAACG GTGACCGAGAAGACTGTTAAAGCAAAAggctctgctcctgcctcagaTGACACCTatccagaaatagaaaaattcttTCCCTTCAATCCTCTCG ATTTTGAGAGCTTCGACCTGCCTGAAGAACACCAGATCGCACAGCTCCCCTTGAGTGGAGTGCCTCTCATGATCCTTGACGAGGAGAGGAAACTTGAAAAGCTGTTACACCTGGGCCCCCCTTCACCCCTGAAGGCGCCCTCTCTACCCTGGGAGTCCG ATCCGTTCCAGTCTCCCTCAAGCCTTCTGTCGACTCTGGATGTTGAATTGCCACCGGTTTGCTATGACTTAGAGGTTTAA
- the PTTG1 gene encoding securin isoform X1 — translation MATVIFVDKENGELGTRATPQDRPKLGSRPSVKALDGRSQVSAPHVGKMFDAPPALRKAPRKALGTVNRATEKSVKTNAPVKEKQTTFPAKTVTEKTVKAKGSAPASDDTYPEIEKFFPFNPLDFESFDLPEEHQIAQLPLSGVPLMILDEERKLEKLLHLGPPSPLKAPSLPWESDPFQSPSSLLSTLDVELPPVCYDLEV, via the exons ATGGCTACTGTGATCTTTGTGGATAAGGAAAATGGAGAACTGGGCACTCGTGCGACTCCCCAGGACCGGCCGAAGCTGGGCTCCCGGCCCT cAGTCAAAGCGTTAGATGGGAGATCTCAGGTTTCAGCACCACATGTTGGCAAAATGTTTGATGCTCCTCCAGCCTTGCGTAAGGCTCCCAGAAAGGCTTTGGGAACTGTCAACAGAGCTACAGAAAAGTCAGTAAAGACTAATGCGCCTGTCAAAGAGAAACAGACCACCTTCCCTGCTAAAACG GTGACCGAGAAGACTGTTAAAGCAAAAggctctgctcctgcctcagaTGACACCTatccagaaatagaaaaattcttTCCCTTCAATCCTCTCG ATTTTGAGAGCTTCGACCTGCCTGAAGAACACCAGATCGCACAGCTCCCCTTGAGTGGAGTGCCTCTCATGATCCTTGACGAGGAGAGGAAACTTGAAAAGCTGTTACACCTGGGCCCCCCTTCACCCCTGAAGGCGCCCTCTCTACCCTGGGAGTCCG ATCCGTTCCAGTCTCCCTCAAGCCTTCTGTCGACTCTGGATGTTGAATTGCCACCGGTTTGCTATGACTTAGAGGTTTAA